From Arvicanthis niloticus isolate mArvNil1 chromosome 22, mArvNil1.pat.X, whole genome shotgun sequence, the proteins below share one genomic window:
- the LOC143436413 gene encoding olfactory receptor 6C6-like — protein MKNQSVEIVFILLGLTDDPQLQILIFLFLFFNYILSLMGNLVIILLTLLNPCLKTPMYFFLRNFSFLEIAFTTACIPRFLMSILTGDRTISYNACAAQLFFFFLSLITEFYLLAAMSYDRYVAICRPLHYPIIMNNKVCHLLVLSCWVTGFLVIFPPLILGLKLDFCASKTIDHFLCDTSPVLQLSCTDTRFIELMAFALAVMTLIITLILVILSYTLIIKTILKFPSAQQRKKAFSTCSSHMVVVSITYGSCIFMYMKTSAKERVTLNKGVAVLNTSVAPLLNPFIYTLRNQQVKDAFKQVLHRLCYYQNSELSHRSK, from the coding sequence atgaagaaCCAGTCTGTGGAGATAGTATTCATTTTACTTGGACTGACAGATGACCCTCAGCTACAAAttctgattttcctgtttctgtttttcaattaCATCTTGAGCCTGATGGGGAACTTAGTGATCATTCTCCTAACCCTGCTGAATCCCTGCCTAAAGACTCCAATGTACTTTTTCCTTCGGAATTTCTCCTTCTTAGAAATTGCATTCACCACTGCCTGTATTCCACGGTTCTTAATGAGCATTCTCACTGGAGACAGAACAATTTCCTACAATGCTTGTGCAGCTCAattattcttcttttttctctcactaATCACAGAGTTTTACCTCCTGGCTGCCAtgtcctatgaccgctatgtaGCCATCTGCCGACCACTGCACTACCCAATCATCATGAATAACAAAGTGTGCCACCTACTGGTCCTCAGCTGCTGGGTGACTGGGTTCTTAGTCATCTTCCCTCCTTTGATATTGGGACTCAAACTGGATTTCTGTGCTTCCAAAACAATAGACCACTTCCTGTGTGACACTTCTCCTGTCCTGCAGCTGTCTTGCACAGACACACGTTTCATAGAATTGATGGCTTTTGCCTTAGCTGTCATGACACTTATCATCACCTTGATCTTAGTGATTCTCTCCTACACACTCATCATCAAAACCATCCTAAAGTTCCCTTCAGCTCAACAGAGGAAAAAGGCCTTTTCCACCTGCTCCTCACACATGGTTGTTGTCTCCATTACTTATGGGAGTTGTATCTTCATGTACATGAAAACATCAGCCAAGGAGAGGGTGACTTTAAATAAAGGTGTAGCTGTGCTCAACACCTCTGTGGCCCCTTTGCTAAACCCTTTCATTTACACTCTAAGGAACCAACAGGTGAAGGATGCTTTCAAGCAGGTGCTTCACAGATTGTGTTATTATCAAAACAGTGAATTAAGTCATAGATCTAAATAG